A section of the Oncorhynchus keta strain PuntledgeMale-10-30-2019 chromosome 15, Oket_V2, whole genome shotgun sequence genome encodes:
- the LOC118394885 gene encoding baculoviral IAP repeat-containing protein 7-like isoform X2, with product MTGTGPKEKEDTTSPRMTGYRSEMLYVLEKPQMRGEEERLRTFENWRRDTPVTAGNLARAGFYFLGTEDKVQCFCCGGILRYWVHGDSPILEHKRHFPTCSFVLGRAVGNIPLFFVSRSPSDSVDGQLLSQLQRMTVDDQGTAGQAVYPEMELEESRLTTFHNWPTGAAVQPNVLARAGFFYTGHGDNVKCFHCDGGLRNWEPGDDPWQEHAKWFPRCDFLIQTRGRDYVSNIQATHFHRETVGGSQAPVSQEITSENDVVGGLGTTAVMLSPVVQTVLQMGFEAGLLESLVQTKYLLTGQHYTSVSGLVTDVLAAEEEDRTRGLQSRVQEPVERQGPSAGGVRTQTPIREKVGDSTPEELLRQLQEERTCKVCMDKLVSIVFIPCGHLVVCSDCAASLRHCPICRATIRGSVRAFMS from the exons ATGACTGGCACAGGACCGAAGGAGAAAGAAGACACCACAAGTCCCAGGATGACGGGTTACAGGAGCGAGATGCTGTATGTTCTGGAGAAGCCCCAGATGCGAGGCGAGGAGGAGCGGCTTCGAACTTTTGAAAACTGGCGGAGGGACACACCAGTCACCGCGGGCAACCTGGCCAGAGCGGGATTCTATTTTCTGGGGACAGAAGATAAGGTTCAGTGCTTCTGTTGCGGAGGGATCCTGCGGTACTGGGTCCATGGGGACAGTCCGATCCTCGAACACAAGAGGCACTTCCCCACCTGTAGTTTCGTGCTGGGTAGGGCCGTTGGGAATATCCCGCTGTTTTTCGTTTCCAGGTCCCCTTCTGACTCCGTGGACGGTCAGCTGTTGAGCCAGCTCCAGAGGATGACCGTGGACGACCAGGGAACGGCCGGGCAGGCTGTCTACCCTGAGATGGAGTTAGAGGAATCCCGGCTCACCACATTCCACAACTGGCCCACGGGTGCTGCGGTCCAGCCCAATGTTCTGGCGAGGGCAGGATTCTTCTACACAG GCCACGGTGACAACGTAAAATGCTTTCACTGTGACGGAGGGCTGAGGAACTGGGAACCTGGAGATGACCCCTGGCAGGAGCATGCCAAGTGGTTCCCACG ATGTGACTTCCTGATCCAGACGAGAGGACGTGACTATGTCAGTAACATCCAGGCTACCCACTTCCACAGAGAGACTGTG GGTGGGTCACAGGCACCGGTGTCTCAAGAAATTACTTCAGAAAATG ACGTGGTGGGTGGTCTGGGCACAACCGCAGTCATGCTGTCTCCTGTGGTCCAGACCGTACTCCAGATGGGCTTTGAGGCTGGCCTGCTGGAGAGTCTGGTCCAGACCAAGTACCTGCTGACCGGCCAGCACTACACCTCCGTGTCTGGCCTGGTCACTGACGTACTGGCTGctgaagaggaggacaggaccaGGGGGCTGCAGAGCAGAGTCCAGG AGCCGGTGGAGAGACAGGGTCCCAGTGCAGGAGGGGTCAGGACACAGACACCCATCAGAGAAAAAG TGGGAGACTCCACCCCTGAGGAGCTCCTGCGTCAGCTGCAGGAGGAGCGGACATGTAAGGTGTGTATGGACAAGCTGGTATCCATCGTCTTCATCCCCTGTGGTCATCTGGTGGTGTGTAGCGACTGTGCTGCCAGCCTGCGTCACTGCCCCATCTGCAGAGCCACCATCAGAGGAAGCGTCCGAGCATTCATGTCCTGA
- the LOC118394885 gene encoding baculoviral IAP repeat-containing protein 7-like isoform X1, whose translation MTGTGPKEKEDTTSPRMTGYRSEMLYVLEKPQMRGEEERLRTFENWRRDTPVTAGNLARAGFYFLGTEDKVQCFCCGGILRYWVHGDSPILEHKRHFPTCSFVLGRAVGNIPLFFVSRSPSDSVDGQLLSQLQRMTVDDQGTAGQAVYPEMELEESRLTTFHNWPTGAAVQPNVLARAGFFYTGHGDNVKCFHCDGGLRNWEPGDDPWQEHAKWFPRCDFLIQTRGRDYVSNIQATHFHRETVGGSQAPVSQEITSENDVVGGLGTTAVMLSPVVQTVLQMGFEAGLLESLVQTKYLLTGQHYTSVSGLVTDVLAAEEEDRTRGLQSRVQEPVERQGPSAGGVRTQTPIREKAVGDSTPEELLRQLQEERTCKVCMDKLVSIVFIPCGHLVVCSDCAASLRHCPICRATIRGSVRAFMS comes from the exons ATGACTGGCACAGGACCGAAGGAGAAAGAAGACACCACAAGTCCCAGGATGACGGGTTACAGGAGCGAGATGCTGTATGTTCTGGAGAAGCCCCAGATGCGAGGCGAGGAGGAGCGGCTTCGAACTTTTGAAAACTGGCGGAGGGACACACCAGTCACCGCGGGCAACCTGGCCAGAGCGGGATTCTATTTTCTGGGGACAGAAGATAAGGTTCAGTGCTTCTGTTGCGGAGGGATCCTGCGGTACTGGGTCCATGGGGACAGTCCGATCCTCGAACACAAGAGGCACTTCCCCACCTGTAGTTTCGTGCTGGGTAGGGCCGTTGGGAATATCCCGCTGTTTTTCGTTTCCAGGTCCCCTTCTGACTCCGTGGACGGTCAGCTGTTGAGCCAGCTCCAGAGGATGACCGTGGACGACCAGGGAACGGCCGGGCAGGCTGTCTACCCTGAGATGGAGTTAGAGGAATCCCGGCTCACCACATTCCACAACTGGCCCACGGGTGCTGCGGTCCAGCCCAATGTTCTGGCGAGGGCAGGATTCTTCTACACAG GCCACGGTGACAACGTAAAATGCTTTCACTGTGACGGAGGGCTGAGGAACTGGGAACCTGGAGATGACCCCTGGCAGGAGCATGCCAAGTGGTTCCCACG ATGTGACTTCCTGATCCAGACGAGAGGACGTGACTATGTCAGTAACATCCAGGCTACCCACTTCCACAGAGAGACTGTG GGTGGGTCACAGGCACCGGTGTCTCAAGAAATTACTTCAGAAAATG ACGTGGTGGGTGGTCTGGGCACAACCGCAGTCATGCTGTCTCCTGTGGTCCAGACCGTACTCCAGATGGGCTTTGAGGCTGGCCTGCTGGAGAGTCTGGTCCAGACCAAGTACCTGCTGACCGGCCAGCACTACACCTCCGTGTCTGGCCTGGTCACTGACGTACTGGCTGctgaagaggaggacaggaccaGGGGGCTGCAGAGCAGAGTCCAGG AGCCGGTGGAGAGACAGGGTCCCAGTGCAGGAGGGGTCAGGACACAGACACCCATCAGAGAAAAAG CAGTGGGAGACTCCACCCCTGAGGAGCTCCTGCGTCAGCTGCAGGAGGAGCGGACATGTAAGGTGTGTATGGACAAGCTGGTATCCATCGTCTTCATCCCCTGTGGTCATCTGGTGGTGTGTAGCGACTGTGCTGCCAGCCTGCGTCACTGCCCCATCTGCAGAGCCACCATCAGAGGAAGCGTCCGAGCATTCATGTCCTGA